A single window of Thalassoroseus pseudoceratinae DNA harbors:
- a CDS encoding WD40 repeat domain-containing protein — protein MPCIQFDEEIQALSFCYGKNPFMAIATEQHVGWGKFESGAIKDFEAQQVSSTPSGCVARASGEIVICLASGEICSIKKNRGDLTTSRVTDEPLLCIEEIQWGNCKAIAVGDLLGYVHIVDYKLQPIAEPLRISTDPVQCICSLQEGIFCFATSGGEGEAELAIYNGAIKQAIARHRTPFSVISMDSLLYKSNRILLTLGFMGEVGLVDISNRKRNWMLQDSPHEHGVPHAVSCSHDGRHAITVGSEGNLVFWTIRSEV, from the coding sequence ATGCCATGCATCCAATTTGATGAGGAGATCCAAGCCCTCAGCTTTTGTTACGGCAAAAATCCGTTTATGGCAATCGCCACCGAGCAACATGTGGGATGGGGCAAATTTGAGTCAGGAGCTATTAAAGACTTCGAGGCTCAACAAGTCTCAAGCACACCATCTGGATGTGTCGCACGTGCCAGTGGAGAGATAGTTATTTGTCTAGCTTCTGGAGAAATATGTTCCATCAAGAAAAACAGAGGTGATTTAACCACTTCACGTGTAACGGATGAACCACTCTTGTGTATAGAAGAAATACAGTGGGGAAATTGCAAAGCAATCGCTGTAGGTGATTTGCTCGGATATGTTCATATCGTCGATTACAAGTTGCAGCCAATTGCTGAGCCACTTCGCATCTCTACTGATCCGGTCCAGTGCATTTGCTCATTGCAAGAAGGGATCTTTTGCTTCGCAACATCTGGCGGTGAAGGTGAAGCAGAATTGGCTATTTACAACGGTGCGATAAAACAAGCGATTGCTCGACACAGAACACCTTTTTCTGTTATTTCGATGGACTCACTTCTATACAAAAGTAATCGAATACTGCTTACATTAGGTTTCATGGGAGAAGTCGGTCTTGTAGACATATCAAATAGAAAACGCAATTGGATGCTCCAAGACTCACCTCATGAACACGGGGTACCGCACGCTGTTTCATGCTCGCATGACGGCAGACACGCAATCACTGTAGGTTCTGAAGGAAATCTCGTGTTTTGGACCATTCGTAGTGAGGTTTAA